The segment CTCGGTAGCTGTCGGTAAGGGCGGTGCTGTCGATCGTTTTCTCGGCGAGGGAGCCGGTATCGTGGCAGCTCATGCAGGCTTCGCTTTCGACAATGGTACGCTCGGCCTTGGCGGGGGGCTTGGCGTTGCGCATGTCTTCGTGGGCCTCCGTCAGCTTCTGAGCATCATCATGGCAGGTCAAACAACGCGATCGAGCGCTGGAAAAGCTCGTGCACGCAGAGTCGGCCGCCGATTGGGCTTCGGGGGTGTGGCAGGGCGCGCACTCCAGATCCTGGCTCCAGGTGAACTCTTCCTGCGAAGAGATGTCCTCGGCAGCGGAAATTCCGGGCATCAGCGTTTCGCCGGGGGACGGAGGTTGGCAGCCGAGCAAACCGGCCGCAACGAGCAGGCAGGAGGCGAACCCCGCCGCTACGAGAATCTTCGGTTTCCCCTTCGCATCCCCGCGCATGACGATCATCCCTGTTTCGTGAAGAGATCCTTTACGTCGTTCATGGTCCCGGCGTTGAAGCCTTCGCTGAAGGAGCTGGGAACCACGATGAGGTTGTTCCCACCGCTTTCTTTCACGCTCTCGTTCACCATGCTCGCCATGCGTATCTGGAATGCGATCTCGTCTTGGCGATACAGCTTTGCCGCCCCTACGTACAGCTCTGCGATCTGGTTTTCGATTTCCGCGAGGATCACGCGCGCATTGCTTTCCTGCTGGGCTTGCGCCTCGCGCGACATCGCATCCTGCAGGTCTTCGGGAATGAGGATGTTGCGGATTTCAACGGAGAGGATCGAAATGCCCCAATCGCTTGTTTTCGCGTTGAGCGTTTCCCGCAGTTCGGAATCGAGCTGCGAGCGCCGCGTCGAGATATCGGCGAGGTTGATCCTTCCTATGGCATCGCGCAGCGCCGTCTGCGCCGACCACGAAACGGCGTCAGGATAGTTGTCCACCTCGCACCAGGCCTTTTGGGGGTTCACCACCATCCAGAACAGAACGGCATCGATGTCGGTCGGCACGAGATCGGCGGTGAGCGCCTCTTCGGCGGAGAAGGGCGTCACGATGATGCGCTGATCGACCCGCAGCGCGGCCGATTCAAGGAAGGGGATGGTGAAGAAGATGCCGGGCCCTTCCACCCGGTTGAAGCGTCCGAGGCGCAGCACGACCACTTTCTCCCATTGCTGCGTGACGTGCACCGTCAAAAGCGCGGTGACCAGGTAGGCGAGGGCGATGAGCCCCAGCCAGAACGGCCAGCCATGATAGAGCACGAGGCCGAGGGGGAGAGCCGATACGACGAATGCAAAGGCCTCGAAAAGCCACACTCCCATGCGGGAGGAAAGAGGTTTCTTGGCGCGCGCGGTGGCGGGCAACCTGTTCCTCCGTTTTGCCTTCTTGCCTTTCTTACCCGACACGGCGCGCCCTTCCTCCTGCAGAAGCGTTGTCCGAAACCGCGTCGACGGTGATGCGAACGTCCAGATAATCTGCCACGATCCGAACGATTTCTTCAGCGGTCATGCCCAGCTGGGAAAGCTGGGAGACGTATTCGGACGTTATCATATGGGGCTCGCCCTCGAATGCGATGAAGTGCGAGTCGCTCAGATCGGCGACGTGTGACCCTCGGCCGGCCTGCACTTCGATAAGCCCGCTGCCTTCCAGCTCGTGATAGACTTTGTTCACGGTGTGGTAGTTGATGTCGAGGTGCACGGCCAGCTCTCGCACGGTCGGAAGCTGGTCGCCCGGCTGGTACGCGCCCGATATGATGAGGTAGGTAATGCGTTGCTTCAGCTGCACCCAGATCGGGATATCGCTCTTCTTGTCGATTTTATAGGAGTCGAACGGGTCCATGGCAACCCTTTCCTTTGTCGGTGAATGATATAGTATTATAATAGTTTCGAACAATCAACAGCGAACTTCGGGCTGTCCTTCGGGGCGAAGCCGAAAGCTGTTTCTGGGAAGCGTAAGCGCGGCACTCGATGGGAGTGGGTGTGGATCGTATGAAACCAGCGCGTTCGGCAACGCGGCGCTGTGTGCTGGCGACGGCATGCGTCGCTCTGGCGTCGGTGGCAACGCTTGCCTCATGCGCCCCTTCCGATTCCGCCGTTTCTTCTGAGGTTTCCGGGAACAAGCGCGCCCGCTACGGGTTCTGGATGGATACGAGGACCTGCGTGGGATGCGCGTCGTGCGTGGCCGCCTGCAGGGAGGCGAGCGACACGCCCGACGATTGCGAAGCGCGCAGGAAACTCGTCTCGTATACCTTTGAGCAGGGGCAGTCGAGGTTCGTCTCGGTTTCGTGCATGCATTGCGCGCACCCCGCCTGCGTGGCCGTCTGCCCGGCTGGAGCCGTAAGCAAACGCGAGGACGGCATCGTGGCGGTGGATCAGAGCCGCTGCATCGGCTGCAGGTATTGCCGCGAGGCGTGCCCTTTCGGAGTGCCGCACTATACCTCGCTCGGTATGGACAAGTGCGATTGCTGCCTCGGCGCCGGCGTGAAGCCCGACGAGGAACCGTACTGCGTGCAAGCTTGTCCGGCGAAGGCCCTGCACTTCGGAGAACTCGAAGACTTGCGCCGGCAGGTGGAAGAGGCGGCGGGAAAGGCCGAGCTGCTCGAAGCGCCCACCGAGCCGTCGTTCTATCTGACGTGAACCCTGTATGAAAGGCGTCTGATGGCTGAAACCGGCAAGGACCGCGCATGATCGAACTCCAAACGGCATGGGGATGGCAGGTTGGGCTCTACCTCTTTCTCGGGGGGCTCGGTGCGGGCACGTTCGCCGCCGCAACCGTGCTGTCGCTTGTGCGGCGCAAGCGGCATCGACGGGCGCTCGCGGTTTCCTACTGGGTTGCCGTCGCGTGCATTGCGGTCGGGCTGCTTTCGCTGCTTGCCGAGGTTGTTCGCCCGGACAGGGCGTTGCTCGTGTGGCAGAGCTTCAGCCGTCCCGCCTCGTGGATGGCGTTGGGCGCGTGGGGAGCGCTTGCGGCTCTGGTCGTGTTTTCCATCACCGCTTTTCTCGCGACGGGGAAGACGTCGGAGGTGCTCTCCGAGGTATGGGAGGGGCATCCCGGTCTGCGCAAAAGGCTGCGGACGGCGTTTTCGCTCGTCGGTCTCGCGCCTGCGCTTTTCGTAGCGCTGTACACGGGCATGCTGCTCAAGGAGGCGCAGGGCGTCCCCTTCTGGGATTCGTGGCTTCTGCCGTGCCTGTTTCTCGCAAGTGCGCTTGGGGCGGGGGTGAACGCCGTGTCTGCGTTTGCGGTCATCACGGGAAGCGCCGAGAAGGGTTCGCGCAGGCGGCGTCGGCTTTTCGCGGGCATCGTCATCGGGGCGGTGACCGTCGAGGGTGCGCTGCTGTTCGTTTACGTGGCGACCATGCTGCAAGGCGGATCGGGTGCGCTGACCGCGCAGCAATTCGCCGCCCGGGCTTCGGCCGAGCTGCTCCTGTTCGGCAGCTGCTCTGCGCCGTTCTGGGGGCTCGTGGTTGCGGGGGGCCTCGTTGCGCCGCTCGCATTGTCGGTATCGAGCTTTTTCTTGAAAAGCAGCGCGGGGTGGAAGCTCCTCGCTCTCGGCGCCCTGCTTACGGTGGCGGGCGATTGCACCCTTCGCTTCCTTGTTCTTCACGTAGGCATGGGTGCGGACTACCTCGGTCAGGCGTTGCTCTCGATCATGTAAATATATATTGACATAGAATAATAGAACGATTATGATGCAGCCATCGGGAAGATCTATATATATAGAACGATAGATAATTGGGACCCGATAGCACTGCGTCGAGAAGGGGAAAGGGGCAGAGATGGACGTTTCAAGAAGGGACTTGCTGAAGGGCGGAGCCGTTTTAGGAGCCGGTCTCGCCGTGAGCGCCGGGATAGCCGCAGGAGCTGCCGTCCTGCCGGGCTGCACGCCCGCGCCGGCAAAGCCGAGCGAGGCAGGCTCGGATAGCGCCGCTCCGGCAGACAGCGGCTCGGGAAACCCGAACGAGTATTATCAGACAGGCATCGACTGGCTGGGCACGCCTCCCGAGATCGACGAAGCCGACGTCACCGAGACCTTTGACGGAGACATCGTCGTCTGCGGCGGAGGAAACGCGGGAATCCAGGCCGCCCTGGCAGCGTCGGAAGGGGGCGCAAAGGTCCACGTACTCGAATCCTCATCCGAAAAGTACCGGAAGGTCAAGGGCAGGGATGTGGGACATGTCAATTCGCAATGGCTCATCGATCAGGGGTTCGGTCCCTACGATGAGGGCGAGATCGTCAACGAGTTCATGATGAGATGCGCGGGCAGGAACAATGCCGAGATAATCAAGCGCTTCGTGTACAATTCGGGAGAAACCTTCGACCACATGATAAGCTTGGTCAACTGGCCGGATGATCGGATCAAGCCGGTCAAGCGCTCGAATCCCGACGTCAGCCCTACGGATCCCAGCTCGATGTACGTTCCGCAGGCAGCGGGAGTCTTGGACGGACCGGTGGAGTACCCGGTTGCTCAAGGCGGATTCAAAACGTGGGCGTCCACGGCTTCTGTGGTGGGCGAGATCAGCCACGTTATCGGCGACGAGTCCGGCATCGAGTCGAACGACTACTCCCGATTCGACGAGGTGCAGCAGTTCTCCATTCTCAAGAGCCAGGATCTCGGTGCCGAGTGGCATTACGAGCAGCGCGCCCGCAGCCTCATCACCGATGATTCCGGCGCCGTCGTCGGAGTGTACGCCGAGAATGCGGACGGAACGTACACCCGGTACAATGCAGCGAAGGGCGTCATACTCTGCACGGGGGACTTTGGCGGAAACGTCGAAATGGCGTGGGCGCTTCTCGCGGAGATATCCGAGTTCGCAGCGCGTGCGGGCAAGGGGCCGGAGGATATCCGCGCCGAAAGCTTCTGCGAAGGCGACGGGCAGAAGATGGCCTGCTGGATAGGCGGGCAGATCGAGCCGCTTCCGCGCCCCATCCTCAACTACTACTGGACGGGTGCTCCTTGGGGTACGGTTCCCTACATCTGGCTCAACAGCGAGGGGAAGCGCTTCATGAACGAGGCTGCCGTGTCCAACGCATGGGCGAACAGCCTCAGGCAGCCGCTCGGTCCGATCTGCACTATCTCCGACAGCAAATGGTTCGACGTCTTGAAGCGGGGCGGCATAGAGCTCGGTGCTCCCAACGCCGGCAGAACGGAGTACGTGACGGAGCTCAAAGAAGATGTCGACAACGTGCCGGTGGGAGACCCCAACGGAGGCCGGTGCCGCGACAGCGTCGAGTGCGAGCGTCAGCCGCATATCGTCTACAAGGCGGATACCATCGAAGAGCTTTGCGGTTTTATGGGCTTTTCCGACGAGGCGACAAAAGAAGCAGTAGCTTCCATCGAGAGGTACAACGAGCTCTGCAAGCAGGGTCACGACGCGGATTTCGACAAAGATGACAAGTTCATGTCCCCGATCGACGAACCTCCCTACATCGGCTCCTTCTTCGAGAACGAACGGTGGAGCGGCGTGGGCCTCGTGTGCTTTGCCGGGTTGCTCACCGACGGCCATCTTCAAGTGGTGGACGGCGAAGGCAAGAAGATTCCGGGACTCTGGGCGGCGGGGAACTGCCTCGGCGGCCGCTTCGGCACCGGCTACGTTACCCCGATAGCGGGCAACTCCATTGGCATGGCGATCACCCATGGCCGCGTTGCGGGTAAGGTTGCGACGGGGCAGGAAGTGCGTTAGGCATTCGCCGTTCAGCTGCGTGTGACAACGCGGCAGACTCGCGCTTGACCATTGGAAGGGGCCGTATCAAAAGCCTCTACTGGAAAGAGCCGAAGCCTCTGACAGGTTTCGGCTCTTTTCGCGTGCGTGCGGCGAAAAGGGCGGACTCCCCGCGCCCGCGCTGTGCTTGCTCGGCCGCATGAGGCACAGCCTTTTTCTTTGAAAATCCGTGCGCAGGTAACGGCCGCTCCTGCTAAGCGCGCGACGGGTTACAATGGGATTCGTCCCGCGACTTGACGGCGGACGACGCCGTCTTGCCGAGCGGATATGCCGAAGGAGTCCTTCCATGAAAATCGACCGCATGTTCAAGATCGTCTACCTGCTCATGAGCCGGGACAGGGTGACGGTTCGGGAGCTCGCCGAACGCTTCGAGGTGTCTGCTCGGACGATCCATCGCGACATCGACGCGCTCATGCAGGCGGGCATCCCCCTCTACACGAGCCGCGGATCGGATGGCGGCGTATCGCTTGTCGACGGCTTCGTGCTCGACAAGGCACTCCTTTCCGAAGAGGAGCAGGAGCAGGTGCTCCTCGGGTTGCAGAGCCTTCCCCGAAACGGCTCGCTCGACAACGCGGCCCTCGAAAAGCTCAGCGTCCTGTTCGGCGAACCCCGCACCGATTGGATCGAGGTCGATTTCTCGCGCTGGGGTTACAAGCGCAAGGACGACAAGCGCTTCGACATCCTCCGTCGCGCCATCGTGCTCGAACAGGCGATCCGGTTCCGCTACGCCAATGCGGAAGGTGCCGTGAGCGAGCGGGAAGCGCACCCACTCAAGCTCGTGTTCAAGTCGAAGGCGTGGTATCTGCAGGCGTTCTGCTTGACTCGAAACGATTATCGCACGTTCAAGGTGAACCGGATGAGCGACATCGCGTTATGCGGCAGGTCGTTCGAGCGCAGCGAATACCGGGTACCCGAACTCGAAGCCGAAGACGGCCCTCCGCCCTACGAGCTGATCGCGCTCGAGCTCGTGTTCGAGCCTCGCGTCGCCTCACGCGTGTACGACGAGTTCGACATCGACGCCATCGAAACCTCGGAAGAAGGCGGCCTTCACGTGTACACCTCCTATCCCGCGGGGCTCTATCTCTTCGACCTGCTGCACTCGTTCGGCGATGCCGTGACCGTGCTTCAGCCGCAGAGCATCCGCGAGCGCTTGGACGCGGGACGCCCGTCCGTGATCGATATATGACATACAGCTGTCATATACGGTGCGCGAGAATGGGCCTGCGAAACCGATAAGGAGGCACTTATGAATTGGAACGAACGGTATGCGGCCGACGATCAGCCGAGCTTGGACGATATAGACGAATTCGCGAAAACGCCCCTCTGGAACGACTTCAACGCGTTTCTGCAGGACGGCTACGGAGTCGAGCCCGAACCATCGTATAGCTGCTGCTCGGAGCAACCGGGGTGGAACGTGAAGTACCGCAAAGGAGGCCGCTCGCTGTGCACGCTGTATCCGATGGACGGGTTCTTCATCGCGCTCGTGGTCATCGGCAACAAGGAGTACGACGAGGCGCTCGAGGTAATCGCGGGGTGCACGCCGTACACGCAAACGCTCTTCGAGCAGACGCACCACAGCGCAGGCGGCCGTTGGCTCATGATCAACGTGACCGATCAGGCGATCCTCGACGACGTGAAGCGCCTTGTGCAGGTGCGCCGGAGCATCAAGCGCTGAGAGTGCGGGTGCAGCGGGTGCCGAGCTTTGCGGAAACGACGCTTGCGTCCGGCGTGCAATCGCCCTATGAAGGTTCTGACGCCTCGCTTTCGGATGGCCGACGGTCTTACAACGGATACGCTCCGCGCGCATCGCCAAGGCGTAGTATGGTGGCCCCTAACGGCCGGGGCGCGCATGCGCCCTCGGGTAGAAACGAGGTTGCCATGAACGTATTGATAACGGGAGTCACCCCCGGATCGGGAATCGGGTTCGAGACGGCGAAGATGCTTTCCGCCGAGGGTCATAGCGTCATCGCGGGCGTCCATACCGATGAGGAGCTCGAAGAGGCGCTCGGCATGCCCGAGGGCGCGGGCATCGCCTTCATCAAGCTCGATGTGGACGACCCCGAGGACCGCGCCCATGCGGCCGAACTCGACATCGACGCGTATTTCGGCGTCGCCGGCATCGGCGTGAGCGGCAGCATCGCCGAGATCGATATGGAATTGGTAAAGCGGGCGTTTGAGACGAACGTGTTCTCGATGTTCGCCGTTGCCCAAAGCGTGCTTCCGGGCATGCTCAAGAAGGGAAGCGGCCGACTCGTGTTCACGTCGTCGCTTTCGTGCTACCAGCCCGTGCGGTTCTTGAGCGTGTACCAAGCCACGAAGGCGACCATCGCCATGTTAGCCTCGGCGCTTCGCCAGGAGCTCAAGATGATCGACTCCGGCATCGATGTGAGCGTGATTCTTCCCGGCGCCTACCATACGGGATTCAACCAGCGGCTCGTGAACTCCAAGGCGTGCTGGATGGGCCCCGACAGCCTGTTCGCCGACAAGCTCGACGACATCCTCGATCAGGAGCACGCCGCCTTCGACGTACTCGAACGCAGTACGCTCGACACGCTCATGCCCTCGATCAAGCGCGCGATCACGGGGAAGCGCCCGCGGCTTGCGTACGAGGCACCGCTGTCCCAGGCAGTCGGCGTCAAAGCGATGCGGGCGTGGCGCCCTCTCCTCATCGGAGCGGCTGCGGCCCTTGTTCCCGTCGCGGCGGTATGCGCGGTGAAGAAGCTTTTGCGCTAACGGTTCTGGCCCGAGTGCGGTCGGTCGTGCTAGCATACTCCCGATGGGAGTGATTGCAGTGAGCGAAGCTAAAGGATCCGGCCTTATCGATATGGACGACGCGTTTTTCGGGCGCGTGTACGAGCAGGTGAAAAGCGTGCCGTCCGGAACGGTGTGCACCTACGGGACCATCGCCGAGCTTGCAGGCTATCCCAAGGCGTCGCGCGAAGTCGGTTTTGCCATGAGCCGCGTCTTGAGCGAATGGAACCTGCCGTGCCACCGCATCGTCAACGCGAAGGGGACGCTCGCGCCCTCGTACGCGTTCGGCGGCAAGGACAAGCAGCGCGAGCTCTTGGAAGCCGAGGGCGTCACGTTCGTCGACGAAGAGACCATCGACATGCGGAAGCACCGCTGGCCTGCAAGCCCCGAGCCCGAGCAGTTGACGCTCGGCCTCGAGTGAGCGCGCGGCGCGGGTAGAGCGAACGGAGCAGCGTGAACGTACTTGTTTTGGGCGGCACCCAATTCGTCAGCCGGGCCTTGGCCATCCGGCTCATCGCCTGTGAGCACGAGGTGACCATTCTTACGCGCGGTATCGCGCCTGTCGACTACGAGGGCGCCATTCGGCACGTGCGGGCGGATCGCACCGATGCGGCGAGCTTGCGGCAGATGCGGGGGATGCGCTTCGATGCGGTGTTCGACGTGTCGGGATACTCCGTGCGCGATATAGCCCCCGTTCTCGAATCGC is part of the Raoultibacter phocaeensis genome and harbors:
- a CDS encoding DUF3788 domain-containing protein translates to MNWNERYAADDQPSLDDIDEFAKTPLWNDFNAFLQDGYGVEPEPSYSCCSEQPGWNVKYRKGGRSLCTLYPMDGFFIALVVIGNKEYDEALEVIAGCTPYTQTLFEQTHHSAGGRWLMINVTDQAILDDVKRLVQVRRSIKR
- a CDS encoding FAD-binding protein, which encodes MDVSRRDLLKGGAVLGAGLAVSAGIAAGAAVLPGCTPAPAKPSEAGSDSAAPADSGSGNPNEYYQTGIDWLGTPPEIDEADVTETFDGDIVVCGGGNAGIQAALAASEGGAKVHVLESSSEKYRKVKGRDVGHVNSQWLIDQGFGPYDEGEIVNEFMMRCAGRNNAEIIKRFVYNSGETFDHMISLVNWPDDRIKPVKRSNPDVSPTDPSSMYVPQAAGVLDGPVEYPVAQGGFKTWASTASVVGEISHVIGDESGIESNDYSRFDEVQQFSILKSQDLGAEWHYEQRARSLITDDSGAVVGVYAENADGTYTRYNAAKGVILCTGDFGGNVEMAWALLAEISEFAARAGKGPEDIRAESFCEGDGQKMACWIGGQIEPLPRPILNYYWTGAPWGTVPYIWLNSEGKRFMNEAAVSNAWANSLRQPLGPICTISDSKWFDVLKRGGIELGAPNAGRTEYVTELKEDVDNVPVGDPNGGRCRDSVECERQPHIVYKADTIEELCGFMGFSDEATKEAVASIERYNELCKQGHDADFDKDDKFMSPIDEPPYIGSFFENERWSGVGLVCFAGLLTDGHLQVVDGEGKKIPGLWAAGNCLGGRFGTGYVTPIAGNSIGMAITHGRVAGKVATGQEVR
- a CDS encoding MGMT family protein, with protein sequence MSEAKGSGLIDMDDAFFGRVYEQVKSVPSGTVCTYGTIAELAGYPKASREVGFAMSRVLSEWNLPCHRIVNAKGTLAPSYAFGGKDKQRELLEAEGVTFVDEETIDMRKHRWPASPEPEQLTLGLE
- a CDS encoding SDR family NAD(P)-dependent oxidoreductase — encoded protein: MNVLITGVTPGSGIGFETAKMLSAEGHSVIAGVHTDEELEEALGMPEGAGIAFIKLDVDDPEDRAHAAELDIDAYFGVAGIGVSGSIAEIDMELVKRAFETNVFSMFAVAQSVLPGMLKKGSGRLVFTSSLSCYQPVRFLSVYQATKATIAMLASALRQELKMIDSGIDVSVILPGAYHTGFNQRLVNSKACWMGPDSLFADKLDDILDQEHAAFDVLERSTLDTLMPSIKRAITGKRPRLAYEAPLSQAVGVKAMRAWRPLLIGAAAALVPVAAVCAVKKLLR
- a CDS encoding 4Fe-4S dicluster domain-containing protein encodes the protein MKPARSATRRCVLATACVALASVATLASCAPSDSAVSSEVSGNKRARYGFWMDTRTCVGCASCVAACREASDTPDDCEARRKLVSYTFEQGQSRFVSVSCMHCAHPACVAVCPAGAVSKREDGIVAVDQSRCIGCRYCREACPFGVPHYTSLGMDKCDCCLGAGVKPDEEPYCVQACPAKALHFGELEDLRRQVEEAAGKAELLEAPTEPSFYLT
- a CDS encoding helix-turn-helix transcriptional regulator codes for the protein MKIDRMFKIVYLLMSRDRVTVRELAERFEVSARTIHRDIDALMQAGIPLYTSRGSDGGVSLVDGFVLDKALLSEEEQEQVLLGLQSLPRNGSLDNAALEKLSVLFGEPRTDWIEVDFSRWGYKRKDDKRFDILRRAIVLEQAIRFRYANAEGAVSEREAHPLKLVFKSKAWYLQAFCLTRNDYRTFKVNRMSDIALCGRSFERSEYRVPELEAEDGPPPYELIALELVFEPRVASRVYDEFDIDAIETSEEGGLHVYTSYPAGLYLFDLLHSFGDAVTVLQPQSIRERLDAGRPSVIDI
- a CDS encoding cytochrome c3 family protein; its protein translation is MIVMRGDAKGKPKILVAAGFASCLLVAAGLLGCQPPSPGETLMPGISAAEDISSQEEFTWSQDLECAPCHTPEAQSAADSACTSFSSARSRCLTCHDDAQKLTEAHEDMRNAKPPAKAERTIVESEACMSCHDTGSLAEKTIDSTALTDSYRATINPHALPENESHSKIDCTACHTMHGSANASEMAPEACQSCHHADIYDCERCH
- a CDS encoding slipin family protein gives rise to the protein MSGKKGKKAKRRNRLPATARAKKPLSSRMGVWLFEAFAFVVSALPLGLVLYHGWPFWLGLIALAYLVTALLTVHVTQQWEKVVVLRLGRFNRVEGPGIFFTIPFLESAALRVDQRIIVTPFSAEEALTADLVPTDIDAVLFWMVVNPQKAWCEVDNYPDAVSWSAQTALRDAIGRINLADISTRRSQLDSELRETLNAKTSDWGISILSVEIRNILIPEDLQDAMSREAQAQQESNARVILAEIENQIAELYVGAAKLYRQDEIAFQIRMASMVNESVKESGGNNLIVVPSSFSEGFNAGTMNDVKDLFTKQG
- the nrfD gene encoding NrfD/PsrC family molybdoenzyme membrane anchor subunit, which produces MIELQTAWGWQVGLYLFLGGLGAGTFAAATVLSLVRRKRHRRALAVSYWVAVACIAVGLLSLLAEVVRPDRALLVWQSFSRPASWMALGAWGALAALVVFSITAFLATGKTSEVLSEVWEGHPGLRKRLRTAFSLVGLAPALFVALYTGMLLKEAQGVPFWDSWLLPCLFLASALGAGVNAVSAFAVITGSAEKGSRRRRRLFAGIVIGAVTVEGALLFVYVATMLQGGSGALTAQQFAARASAELLLFGSCSAPFWGLVVAGGLVAPLALSVSSFFLKSSAGWKLLALGALLTVAGDCTLRFLVLHVGMGADYLGQALLSIM
- a CDS encoding GntR family transcriptional regulator — translated: MDPFDSYKIDKKSDIPIWVQLKQRITYLIISGAYQPGDQLPTVRELAVHLDINYHTVNKVYHELEGSGLIEVQAGRGSHVADLSDSHFIAFEGEPHMITSEYVSQLSQLGMTAEEIVRIVADYLDVRITVDAVSDNASAGGRARRVG